A window of Pseudomonas putida genomic DNA:
TGACGATATCGTCCACGCACCGGGCAGTGCGCTGCAGGCGAACATCGTTGGCAAGAGCTTCCTTGGCGCATCGACTCTATACCGCCTGCAGTTGCCGACTGGTAGCCAGCTGGAGGCAATTTTCCCTAGCCATGACGATCATCAGGTCGGTGAGGATGTGGGGATTGCCGTGAAAGCCGACCATCTGGTGCTGTTCCCGGTCCCGGGCAGTGTGGCGGCGCAGTTGCCGCGACAGGAGAACGGGGTGCGCCGGTACAGTTCGGCGACCTGATTCGATATTCTGGGGCCGCTCTGCGGCCCATCGCGACACAAGGCCGCTCCTACAAGGGTAAGTATTCCCCTGTAGGAGCGGCCTTGTGTCGCGATGGGCTGCAAAGCAGCCCCAAAATTCTCAGCCTCTACCGATCCCGGCAAACTTGCCCTGGGTATGCTCGGCCAATACCGCTGCCGCCAACTCTACCTCCAGCCCACGCCGCCCGGCGCTGACATGGATAGTCGCAAAATTCTGCGCCGAGTCATCGATGAAGGTGCGCAGGCGCTTCTTCTGCCCCAGCGGGCTGATCCCTCCCACCAGGTACCCCGTGGCCCGTTGCGCCACCGCCGGGTCAGCCATCTCGCACTTTTTCACCCCCGCAGCATGGGCCAGGGCTTTGAGGTCCAGCGTGCCCACCACAGGCACTACCGCTACCAGCAACTCCCCCTTCTCGCTACTCGCCAGCAAGGTCTTGAACACCTGCTGCGGGTCGAGACCGAGCTTTTCCGCAGCCTCCAGGCCATACGACGCCGACTTCGGGTCATGTTCGTAACTGTGCACACGATGTTCGGCGCGGTGCTTCTTCAACAGGTCTAGGGCGGGGGTCATGCAGTTGCTCCGGTCAGGGACGGCTCGGCGGCTACTTTAGGACAATTCCCACAGCGCAGCCAGCGCACCGCAATCGCGCCCCTCTAGCACGCGGATACGCACCGGAAATCAGCAACCAGATCGTGACCGATCG
This region includes:
- the ybaK gene encoding Cys-tRNA(Pro) deacylase — protein: MTPALDLLKKHRAEHRVHSYEHDPKSASYGLEAAEKLGLDPQQVFKTLLASSEKGELLVAVVPVVGTLDLKALAHAAGVKKCEMADPAVAQRATGYLVGGISPLGQKKRLRTFIDDSAQNFATIHVSAGRRGLEVELAAAVLAEHTQGKFAGIGRG